The Chryseobacterium nakagawai genome has a segment encoding these proteins:
- the porQ gene encoding type IX secretion system protein PorQ has protein sequence MKKIIIFSLFLSGIVSYAQTGTNVYPFLNVPVSARQAALGGDAISIRDYDVSFAIANPALLNKDSDKQLSVNATAYLADSKYGTIAYAKDFENGHMATINARYMSYGSIPRTDESGFQDGEYKASDVAIGAGYAYQFEEDWTIGGGLNFVTSKIDNYTSSAISGTAGITYHNKKNKEVLSLVLRNFGFQLKSFNGTRENLPFRVDIGYTRILKNFPLAITITAHDLQEFNISSEYNKDGQKVNAGRKIADHFSLGAELFPEKNFNIRLGYNVKRGNELAVADQRNFSGLSGGFGIKVSKFRIDYAHIRYHNSSNVNQIGISMDLSSHRGE, from the coding sequence TTGAAGAAAATTATCATTTTTTCATTATTTCTATCAGGAATTGTTTCTTATGCGCAAACAGGAACAAATGTGTATCCGTTCTTAAATGTACCTGTATCTGCAAGACAGGCAGCCTTGGGTGGAGATGCAATTTCGATAAGAGATTATGATGTTTCCTTTGCTATTGCAAACCCGGCCCTGTTAAATAAAGATTCAGACAAGCAGCTTTCTGTAAATGCTACGGCTTATCTTGCCGACTCCAAATATGGAACCATTGCGTATGCCAAAGACTTTGAAAATGGTCACATGGCCACTATCAATGCGAGGTATATGAGCTATGGAAGTATTCCGAGAACTGATGAAAGTGGTTTTCAGGATGGAGAGTATAAAGCTTCTGATGTAGCTATTGGCGCCGGATATGCTTACCAGTTTGAAGAAGACTGGACCATTGGTGGAGGGTTAAATTTTGTTACCTCAAAAATAGACAACTATACTTCTTCCGCAATCTCAGGAACTGCTGGAATTACTTACCATAATAAAAAGAACAAAGAAGTTCTTTCCCTTGTATTAAGAAACTTCGGTTTCCAACTGAAATCATTCAATGGAACCCGTGAAAATCTTCCATTTCGAGTGGATATAGGATATACAAGAATATTGAAAAACTTCCCTCTTGCCATTACCATTACGGCACACGATCTTCAGGAGTTTAATATTTCATCGGAATATAATAAGGATGGCCAAAAAGTGAATGCCGGAAGAAAAATTGCCGATCACTTCTCTTTAGGAGCAGAATTATTTCCCGAAAAAAACTTTAATATCAGACTGGGATATAATGTAAAAAGAGGAAATGAACTTGCTGTGGCAGATCAGAGAAACTTTTCAGGACTTTCAGGCGGATTTGGAATTAAAGTTTCAAAATTCCGTATAGATTACGCCCATATAAGATACCACAACTCTTCGAACGTCAATCAGATAGGAATCTCTATGGATCTTTCCAGCCACAGAGGAGAATAG
- the pyrH gene encoding UMP kinase — translation MKYKRILLKLSGEALMGNRQYGIDNERLQEYAAEIKKVVEKGCEVAIVIGGGNIFRGVAGAAKGMDRVQGDYMGMLATVINGMALQGALEDAGIKTRLQSAIEMDKVAEPFIKRRAVRHLEKGRVVIFGAGTGNPYFTTDTAATLRAIEIGADVILKGTRVDGIYDSDPEKNADAVKYNSLSFDEVFEKNLKVMDMTAFTLSHENKLPIIVFDMNKDGNLVKIVEGENVGTLVDL, via the coding sequence ATGAAATATAAAAGAATCCTTCTAAAACTTAGCGGTGAGGCCTTAATGGGGAACAGACAATACGGTATTGACAACGAAAGACTACAGGAATATGCTGCAGAGATTAAAAAAGTAGTTGAAAAAGGCTGTGAAGTAGCGATCGTCATTGGAGGAGGAAATATTTTCCGTGGGGTAGCTGGGGCTGCAAAAGGAATGGACAGAGTACAGGGCGATTACATGGGAATGTTAGCAACTGTAATTAATGGTATGGCATTACAAGGGGCATTAGAGGATGCAGGAATTAAGACGAGACTTCAGTCTGCGATCGAAATGGATAAAGTAGCTGAACCTTTCATCAAAAGAAGAGCTGTAAGACACCTTGAAAAAGGTAGAGTAGTAATCTTTGGTGCTGGTACAGGGAACCCTTATTTTACAACAGATACAGCTGCCACATTGAGAGCCATCGAAATTGGGGCAGATGTAATTCTTAAAGGCACAAGAGTAGACGGAATTTATGACAGTGATCCTGAAAAGAATGCTGATGCGGTAAAATATAATTCATTATCTTTCGATGAAGTATTTGAGAAAAACCTTAAGGTAATGGATATGACTGCTTTTACTTTGAGCCACGAAAATAAATTACCTATCATTGTATTCGATATGAATAAAGATGGGAACTTAGTGAAAATCGTGGAAGGAGAAAATGTAGGTACTTTGGTTGATTTATAA
- a CDS encoding lipase family protein — protein sequence MTNPSLDAYQQVFSMAILANRAGGYNGGGIELQQQLQYDLSYYFNNVPPVKIMGQNSPSVADSSVTPFIGNWNLVWGPALIEEKGKHGVPTGVADNALYVVQCDTVAFPGGPTVPTYMVAIAATNPASLYDWETEDFSVSEVVNWTTYDPAKFTPSSYNGTDPYISKGTATGIGILLGLKSPAHAASPNTTLQEFLAGLRPNPDTAIIFGGHSLAGALSPTLALYLKENKELEAFNTVLVYPTAGPTPGEAAFAKLFNDTFPPLPAGWQPQTKDYQSWNTMHWNDLDVVPHAWSVAELAKIATIYGQATTNTTTAILNALQNMAISNSLQSKTHYTRIQNKSLPGQLQHLGPKSITIETPPVTIHDYMLQLAVQHVGLYTGILATDTAPQVNGLILPKPLPQNPIKLAPGVTQVSELEMVIKIINQLIDWIFSHYALVEKERIKQNVEADQ from the coding sequence ATGACAAATCCATCTTTAGATGCCTACCAACAGGTTTTTAGTATGGCAATTCTTGCCAATCGTGCAGGAGGCTACAACGGCGGCGGTATTGAGCTGCAGCAGCAACTTCAATATGACTTATCGTATTATTTCAACAATGTTCCGCCAGTGAAAATAATGGGACAAAACAGCCCCTCAGTTGCAGATTCTTCCGTTACACCATTCATAGGAAACTGGAACCTCGTTTGGGGACCGGCTCTCATAGAAGAAAAAGGTAAACATGGTGTACCTACCGGAGTTGCCGACAACGCATTATATGTAGTTCAGTGTGATACTGTTGCCTTTCCGGGAGGACCTACCGTACCTACTTATATGGTTGCTATTGCAGCTACTAACCCTGCCTCACTTTATGATTGGGAAACAGAGGATTTTTCAGTTTCGGAAGTAGTAAACTGGACGACCTATGATCCTGCTAAGTTTACCCCATCATCCTATAATGGTACCGACCCATATATTTCAAAAGGTACAGCTACAGGTATAGGAATACTTCTTGGACTCAAAAGCCCAGCCCACGCAGCATCACCCAATACCACGCTCCAAGAGTTTCTTGCTGGTTTAAGACCCAATCCGGATACAGCAATAATATTTGGTGGACACAGCCTTGCAGGTGCATTATCTCCTACTTTAGCTCTATATTTAAAGGAAAATAAAGAATTGGAGGCCTTCAATACGGTGCTTGTCTATCCAACCGCAGGACCTACTCCGGGAGAAGCAGCCTTTGCTAAGTTATTTAATGATACATTCCCACCGTTACCTGCTGGATGGCAACCTCAAACCAAAGATTACCAAAGTTGGAACACCATGCATTGGAATGACCTGGATGTAGTACCTCATGCTTGGTCGGTAGCAGAACTGGCGAAAATAGCAACAATATATGGTCAAGCCACAACAAATACTACAACAGCTATATTAAATGCTTTACAGAATATGGCCATCAGTAATTCTTTACAATCAAAAACGCACTATACAAGGATACAAAACAAGTCGCTTCCAGGTCAGCTCCAACACTTGGGCCCAAAATCAATTACTATCGAAACACCTCCTGTAACCATCCATGACTATATGCTTCAATTAGCGGTACAACATGTAGGATTGTATACAGGCATTCTTGCAACAGATACCGCCCCACAGGTAAACGGTCTTATTTTACCAAAGCCATTGCCGCAAAATCCAATTAAACTTGCACCAGGAGTAACTCAGGTCAGCGAACTTGAGATGGTCATCAAAATAATAAATCAGCTCATTGACTGGATCTTTAGCCATTATGCATTGGTTGAAAAAGAAAGAATCAAACAGAATGTTGAGGCAGATCAATAA
- the frr gene encoding ribosome recycling factor → MEELDLILESVKHDMDGAVKHLDHAFQRIRAGRASTSMVQDVMVEYYGAMTPINQVANVSVPDAMTISIQPWDRTAINAIEKAIINSNLGFAPSNNGENIILNVPPLTEERRKELAKQAKSETEQTKIVVRNARQDGLKELKKLEGVSEDVVKGVEEEIQTYTDKYTKLCDEHLKTKEAEIMKV, encoded by the coding sequence ATGGAAGAATTAGATCTAATATTAGAATCTGTAAAACATGACATGGACGGTGCAGTAAAACATCTTGACCATGCATTTCAAAGAATCAGAGCAGGGCGTGCTTCTACATCAATGGTTCAGGATGTAATGGTTGAATATTATGGAGCGATGACTCCCATCAACCAGGTAGCCAATGTTTCTGTTCCAGATGCAATGACTATCTCTATTCAACCTTGGGACAGAACAGCAATCAATGCTATTGAAAAAGCAATTATCAATTCTAATTTAGGTTTTGCACCTTCTAATAATGGGGAGAATATTATCCTTAATGTACCACCTTTAACGGAGGAAAGAAGAAAGGAGTTGGCTAAACAGGCTAAAAGCGAAACTGAGCAGACAAAAATCGTTGTAAGAAACGCTAGACAAGACGGTTTGAAAGAACTTAAAAAGTTAGAAGGTGTTTCTGAAGATGTTGTGAAAGGTGTGGAAGAAGAAATTCAGACTTACACAGATAAGTACACAAAGCTTTGCGATGAGCATCTTAAGACAAAAGAAGCTGAAATTATGAAAGTATAA
- a CDS encoding 3-oxoacyl-ACP synthase III family protein, with the protein MMTRIIGVGNYIPSETITNLFFDKHIFLSEEGVLLKDNNASITEKLKKITGIEERRYAKSTQVTSDLGLKAAQAAIENAGIDPETLDYIIFAHNFGDVRFGTIQSDTVPSLAARVKHLLGIRNNFCVAYDVLFGCPGWIEGVIQANAFIKAGIAKRCLVIGAETLSRVADIHDRDSMIYADGAGAAVLENNTEDESGIKSHLSASFTFTEKDYLYFGKSYNNEKCPDTKYIKMDGRKIYEFALVHVPEAMKKCLDNSGYSIHELNKIIIHQANEKMDEAIVNRFYQLYNTPPPEHIMPMVIHKLGNSSVATIPSLLAMILKGELEDHEIKKNDVVLFASVGAGMNINAFVYQF; encoded by the coding sequence ATGATGACCAGAATTATTGGAGTGGGGAACTATATCCCGTCAGAAACTATTACCAATTTATTTTTTGACAAGCATATTTTCCTCAGTGAGGAGGGTGTTTTATTAAAAGACAATAATGCCTCTATCACAGAAAAATTAAAAAAAATTACGGGTATTGAAGAAAGAAGATACGCTAAAAGTACACAAGTCACTTCAGATCTAGGACTTAAAGCAGCTCAGGCTGCCATAGAGAATGCAGGGATAGATCCTGAAACATTGGATTATATTATATTCGCTCACAATTTTGGAGATGTCCGTTTTGGTACTATTCAATCCGATACGGTTCCCAGCCTTGCTGCCCGTGTGAAACATTTATTGGGGATACGGAACAATTTCTGTGTTGCATATGATGTTTTGTTTGGATGCCCAGGTTGGATTGAAGGAGTAATACAAGCCAACGCTTTTATCAAGGCAGGTATTGCCAAGCGTTGTTTGGTGATTGGAGCTGAAACACTCTCCCGTGTGGCGGATATTCACGACAGAGACAGCATGATCTATGCTGACGGAGCTGGTGCTGCTGTTCTTGAAAATAATACGGAGGATGAGTCTGGAATAAAATCTCATTTATCTGCCTCTTTTACCTTCACTGAAAAGGACTATTTATATTTTGGTAAATCTTATAATAATGAGAAATGTCCTGATACCAAATATATTAAAATGGATGGAAGGAAGATTTATGAATTTGCTCTTGTGCATGTTCCGGAAGCCATGAAAAAGTGTCTGGATAATAGTGGATATTCAATTCATGAATTAAATAAAATTATTATTCATCAGGCTAATGAGAAAATGGATGAAGCCATTGTTAACAGGTTTTATCAACTATATAATACTCCGCCTCCGGAACACATCATGCCTATGGTGATTCATAAGCTTGGTAATAGTAGTGTAGCCACTATTCCTTCTTTGCTTGCTATGATTTTAAAGGGTGAATTAGAAGATCATGAGATCAAAAAAAATGATGTTGTTTTGTTTGCTTCAGTAGGAGCGGGGATGAATATTAATGCTTTTGTCTATCAATTTTAA
- a CDS encoding LptF/LptG family permease translates to MLKILDRYIIKTFFGPFFFIFSVLFFIFIVNIIWVQLGQFMGKGLSYWQILKLLFYLGVNVISMVLPLTILLASIMSFGEFGERYELAAMKAAGIPLTRVMAPLLGITTILAIMLFFFSNNIIPDFQRKAKNMLFNIAQTKPAINFTPGQFIDQIPGYMVKFDKIYGENGENIEGVFVHKKANTYENQQSVVAEKGKFVTATNKNFLKLILYNGYVFEDNFAGKGEDVRKKQPDQAIKFDTLVNHFDISELINKAIEKEQITDDYRFQTYNELNTTIAISKKENAVFFKNIGTDVLNQTNTVVAYMDQANKPKVAPKAQIKLDTVKSDKKLEMIYSSYNRLDNLKSTLEAKKNEFSTNVKYFSKVVIYQQRYISYSVTCLIFFLIGASLGSIIRKGGMGLPVIIAIVIFIIFYVINVGVENMSWSGKMNPYLAAWLPNFILLPFGVWMTFKALTDSQLFDAEKYKVLFKPITKRFSKNKEHKRYQ, encoded by the coding sequence ATGTTAAAAATACTAGACAGATATATCATAAAAACCTTCTTTGGACCGTTTTTCTTTATATTCAGCGTATTGTTTTTCATTTTCATTGTAAACATTATCTGGGTTCAATTAGGGCAGTTTATGGGAAAAGGATTAAGCTACTGGCAGATCCTTAAACTTCTTTTTTACCTTGGGGTGAACGTTATCAGTATGGTTCTTCCGCTCACCATTCTTTTGGCGAGTATCATGTCATTTGGAGAATTTGGAGAGCGCTACGAACTGGCGGCCATGAAGGCTGCAGGAATTCCCCTTACCAGAGTAATGGCTCCTCTATTAGGAATTACAACAATTCTTGCGATCATGCTGTTTTTCTTCTCCAACAATATTATTCCGGATTTTCAGAGGAAGGCAAAAAATATGCTTTTTAATATTGCTCAAACAAAACCAGCCATCAACTTTACTCCGGGGCAGTTTATTGACCAGATTCCCGGATACATGGTGAAGTTTGACAAGATCTATGGTGAAAACGGAGAAAATATTGAAGGAGTCTTTGTTCATAAAAAAGCCAACACGTATGAAAACCAACAGTCTGTTGTGGCTGAAAAAGGGAAATTCGTAACAGCAACCAACAAAAACTTTCTAAAGCTTATCCTTTATAACGGGTATGTATTTGAAGATAACTTTGCCGGGAAAGGAGAAGATGTAAGAAAAAAACAACCTGATCAGGCGATTAAATTCGATACATTGGTGAATCACTTTGATATTAGTGAACTCATCAATAAAGCCATCGAAAAAGAACAGATTACGGATGACTACCGTTTTCAAACTTATAACGAGCTTAATACAACGATTGCCATTAGTAAAAAGGAAAATGCAGTATTCTTTAAAAACATTGGAACGGATGTTTTAAACCAGACCAATACTGTAGTTGCTTATATGGATCAGGCCAACAAACCTAAGGTAGCCCCAAAAGCGCAGATAAAACTGGATACCGTAAAAAGTGACAAAAAGCTTGAGATGATCTATAGCTCCTACAATAGACTTGATAATCTGAAATCAACACTGGAAGCTAAAAAGAATGAATTTAGTACAAATGTAAAATATTTCAGTAAAGTTGTTATTTACCAGCAGAGATACATCTCGTATTCGGTAACCTGTCTTATTTTCTTCCTGATTGGGGCAAGTTTAGGCTCTATCATCAGAAAGGGAGGAATGGGACTTCCGGTAATTATAGCGATTGTTATCTTTATCATTTTCTATGTCATCAATGTTGGGGTGGAAAACATGTCCTGGAGTGGTAAAATGAACCCTTATTTAGCAGCATGGCTTCCCAATTTCATTCTTCTTCCTTTTGGAGTGTGGATGACCTTCAAAGCACTTACGGATTCACAGTTATTTGATGCAGAAAAATACAAAGTACTATTCAAGCCGATTACGAAAAGATTCTCAAAAAATAAAGAGCATAAGAGATATCAATAA
- a CDS encoding LolA family protein, whose protein sequence is MKNIISKIILGSFVVGTVGMANAQKIDAKAKKILDDITANYNSKKNSYFKFSFGTGLNGQVNKTEPGIYYTAGDKYKLKIMDTEQIFDGNKIYNINADDMEVTIAKPNGSSAMFSPINYLTTYRNEYNVTYNGKKTVNGVNADFIKLTPIKANGIQFVYIFVDSAKKQMVKLEQHGNNKDVAVIAIKEYKENQDLDPNMFVFDKNKFKNYVITEL, encoded by the coding sequence ATGAAAAATATTATTTCAAAAATTATATTAGGAAGTTTTGTGGTAGGCACAGTAGGTATGGCCAATGCTCAGAAAATAGATGCAAAAGCTAAAAAGATATTGGATGACATTACAGCTAACTACAATTCTAAAAAGAATTCTTACTTCAAATTTTCTTTTGGAACCGGATTGAACGGGCAAGTTAATAAAACAGAACCTGGTATTTATTATACTGCAGGAGATAAATACAAATTAAAGATCATGGATACAGAACAGATCTTTGATGGAAATAAAATCTACAACATCAACGCTGATGATATGGAAGTAACCATTGCAAAACCTAACGGAAGCAGTGCCATGTTCTCCCCTATCAACTATCTTACGACCTACAGAAATGAATACAACGTAACTTATAATGGGAAGAAAACAGTAAATGGTGTAAATGCCGATTTCATTAAACTGACTCCGATAAAAGCCAACGGAATCCAATTTGTTTACATTTTTGTAGATTCTGCAAAAAAACAAATGGTAAAATTGGAACAACACGGAAATAACAAAGACGTTGCCGTGATTGCGATCAAAGAATACAAAGAAAATCAGGATCTGGATCCTAATATGTTTGTTTTTGACAAAAACAAATTCAAAAACTATGTCATTACAGAACTTTAA
- a CDS encoding FtsK/SpoIIIE family DNA translocase yields MDKKTQKKPTESPEKGRILSKPRIFFGLTFILFSAVLALSFISYLMNWKADQSQAGTMLDKSIKSSNIFGKAGDWFGNIFIFESIGIASFIIAFLFLVVGTLILKKKTFKPWKTIGHSLFFICWLPIFMGALTKGQGVLGGVYGYQIMDYLNAIIGSVGLWTVLAASILLYFILEFNLRPSSIKAKLNKINENTIGKVKSMMPDSDEDFEADEELKEETEIEEQVTPNITVSDITNSGSNGTINKVKEPEPVDIPKGFPEAPIETISTPNHTSFDNEPQEVSQPVSLNLSTKPTVPVSSPEEAFDIRPSAPVTTPAPVVPASPIPTQENIKFNVEVAPVIDILDDSDKKSQELVDKHGLYDHKLDLANFQMPPVELLKDYGNEEISINKEELEENKNKIVGLLKNFNVGIAEIKATIGPTVTLYEIVPEAGIRVAAIKKLQDDIALNLSALGIRIIAPMPGKGTIGIEVPRKNPTMVSMRSVIASHKFQNTDMDLPVVFGKTISNEIFMADLSKMPHLLMAGATGQGKSVGINAILTSLLYKKHPSELKFVMVDPKKVELSLYSKIERHYLAKLPDAEEAIITDTNKVINTLNSLCIEMDTRYDLLKNAFCKNLKEYNKKFAERKLNPENGHRFLPYIVLVVDEFADLIMTAGKEVELPIARLAQLARAVGIHLIVATQRPSVNVITGMIKANFPARAAFRVISSVDSRTILDSPGADQLIGKGDMLYFNGNEILRLQCAFVDTPEVERLAEFIGEQKGYSSAFLLPEYVSEDANSSSVGSFDPNEKDALFEEAARIIVSTQQGSTSMLQRQLKLGYNRAGRIMDQLEASGIVGGFNGAKAREVIISDLHSLEQFLEDLRN; encoded by the coding sequence ATGGATAAAAAGACACAAAAAAAACCGACTGAATCGCCTGAAAAAGGCAGAATTTTATCTAAGCCACGTATATTTTTCGGGCTTACTTTTATACTGTTCTCTGCTGTTCTCGCTTTATCGTTCATTTCCTATTTAATGAACTGGAAAGCTGACCAAAGTCAGGCAGGAACTATGCTGGACAAGAGTATAAAATCTTCAAACATTTTCGGCAAGGCCGGAGATTGGTTTGGAAACATTTTCATATTTGAAAGTATTGGTATCGCCTCATTTATTATAGCATTCTTATTTCTTGTTGTTGGAACATTAATCCTTAAAAAGAAGACCTTCAAGCCATGGAAAACAATTGGTCATTCCTTGTTTTTTATTTGCTGGCTTCCTATTTTTATGGGAGCACTTACCAAAGGACAAGGAGTGTTGGGAGGTGTTTACGGATACCAGATTATGGATTACTTAAATGCTATTATAGGATCTGTAGGATTATGGACTGTATTGGCTGCAAGTATTCTTTTGTACTTCATTCTTGAATTTAATCTTCGCCCAAGCTCAATCAAAGCAAAACTGAACAAGATTAATGAGAATACGATTGGAAAAGTAAAATCAATGATGCCTGATTCTGATGAAGACTTTGAAGCTGATGAAGAATTAAAAGAAGAAACAGAAATCGAAGAACAGGTGACACCTAATATCACTGTAAGTGATATTACTAATTCTGGATCTAATGGTACAATCAATAAGGTTAAAGAACCGGAACCGGTAGATATACCAAAGGGGTTTCCAGAAGCACCTATTGAAACAATATCTACTCCTAACCATACATCATTTGACAATGAACCGCAGGAGGTTTCTCAACCTGTCAGTTTAAATCTTTCTACCAAACCAACAGTTCCGGTTTCAAGTCCGGAGGAAGCGTTTGATATCAGACCTTCTGCTCCTGTTACTACTCCGGCACCTGTAGTTCCTGCATCGCCAATACCTACACAGGAAAATATTAAGTTTAATGTAGAAGTAGCACCGGTAATTGATATTTTGGATGATTCCGACAAAAAATCTCAGGAACTTGTAGATAAGCATGGCCTATATGACCATAAATTAGATCTGGCCAATTTCCAGATGCCACCTGTTGAGTTATTAAAAGATTATGGTAATGAAGAAATTTCCATCAACAAAGAAGAATTAGAGGAAAATAAAAACAAGATCGTTGGACTTCTGAAGAATTTCAATGTTGGGATTGCAGAGATTAAAGCAACCATCGGCCCAACGGTTACCTTGTATGAAATTGTACCCGAGGCCGGAATTCGTGTTGCTGCAATTAAAAAATTACAGGATGACATTGCATTGAACCTTTCTGCATTGGGAATCAGAATTATTGCTCCAATGCCAGGAAAAGGAACAATTGGTATTGAAGTACCGAGAAAAAACCCAACGATGGTTTCTATGCGTTCTGTGATTGCATCTCATAAATTCCAGAATACAGATATGGATCTTCCAGTGGTTTTTGGAAAAACGATTTCCAACGAGATTTTCATGGCTGACCTTTCCAAGATGCCTCACTTATTGATGGCGGGAGCAACAGGACAAGGTAAATCAGTAGGTATTAATGCCATCCTTACTTCCCTACTCTATAAGAAACATCCAAGCGAACTCAAATTCGTAATGGTTGACCCTAAAAAAGTAGAACTTTCTTTATATTCAAAAATTGAAAGACATTATTTAGCGAAGTTACCGGATGCGGAAGAAGCCATCATCACAGATACCAATAAAGTAATCAATACACTGAACTCTCTTTGTATTGAAATGGATACAAGGTATGACCTTCTTAAAAATGCTTTCTGTAAAAATCTGAAAGAATACAATAAAAAGTTTGCAGAAAGAAAATTAAACCCTGAAAACGGTCACCGTTTCCTTCCTTATATTGTCTTAGTAGTAGACGAGTTTGCAGACTTAATCATGACGGCCGGAAAAGAGGTAGAATTACCTATCGCTCGCTTGGCGCAGTTGGCAAGAGCCGTGGGAATTCACCTTATTGTTGCTACCCAAAGACCTTCTGTAAATGTAATTACAGGTATGATTAAAGCGAACTTCCCTGCAAGAGCTGCCTTTAGAGTAATCTCAAGTGTAGATTCAAGAACAATCCTTGACTCTCCGGGAGCAGATCAGCTGATTGGTAAAGGAGACATGCTGTATTTTAACGGTAATGAAATTTTAAGACTTCAATGTGCCTTTGTAGATACTCCGGAAGTAGAAAGACTTGCAGAGTTTATTGGTGAGCAGAAAGGATATTCATCTGCATTCCTTTTACCTGAATACGTTTCAGAAGATGCCAATAGTTCCTCTGTAGGCTCTTTTGATCCTAATGAAAAGGATGCATTATTTGAAGAAGCAGCAAGAATCATTGTTTCTACGCAACAGGGGTCTACTTCAATGCTTCAAAGACAATTGAAACTAGGATACAACAGAGCCGGAAGAATCATGGATCAGCTGGAAGCAAGTGGTATTGTAGGTGGATTTAATGGAGCTAAAGCAAGAGAAGTCATTATTAGTGACCTCCATTCTTTGGAGCAATTCCTTGAGGATCTAAGAAACTAA
- a CDS encoding cysteine hydrolase family protein, with protein MKNSLKSILALCLTLLLLVPMNAQQKRKMENTALLIIDVQNDYFPGGKMTLEGVEEAGKNAQQILEYFRENNLPIIHIRHISANEGATFFLPETLGAEIHPLVSPLIDEKVIEKHFPNSFRDTDLLKYLQSENIKNLVITGMMTDVCVESTTRAAFDFGLNNIIIGDATATKNRELNGQVVSGSEVQRSFLAGISALGGLYANIINTQDFLKGK; from the coding sequence ATGAAAAACAGTTTAAAAAGCATATTGGCTTTATGTCTTACTTTATTATTATTGGTACCAATGAACGCACAACAAAAAAGAAAAATGGAAAACACAGCACTATTAATCATCGACGTACAAAACGATTATTTTCCTGGAGGAAAGATGACATTAGAAGGAGTTGAAGAGGCAGGTAAAAATGCTCAGCAAATTTTAGAATATTTCAGGGAAAATAATCTTCCTATCATTCATATCCGTCATATTTCAGCCAATGAAGGGGCTACTTTCTTTTTGCCTGAAACTTTGGGAGCAGAAATTCATCCGCTGGTTTCACCTTTGATTGATGAGAAAGTGATTGAAAAGCATTTTCCTAACAGTTTTAGAGATACGGATCTGTTGAAATATCTTCAGTCAGAAAATATTAAAAATCTCGTTATTACAGGAATGATGACAGATGTCTGTGTAGAATCTACAACAAGAGCGGCTTTTGATTTCGGATTGAATAACATTATTATTGGTGATGCTACAGCAACGAAAAACAGAGAACTCAATGGGCAGGTTGTATCGGGTTCAGAAGTTCAAAGGTCTTTTCTGGCAGGAATATCTGCATTGGGAGGTCTTTATGCTAATATTATTAATACGCAGGATTTCTTAAAAGGAAAATAA
- a CDS encoding Crp/Fnr family transcriptional regulator has product MFNLLYKNISQYITLSEEEFNQFSNSFQLKSFKKKEIVLKEGDYCLFEGFVLNGCFKVYYLNEDGFEQTLYFAEKDWWITDIDSLINSAPSILNIEALLNSEVLMISKKDKDKLYETMPQIEKLFRIMNQRSTVALQRRILSLTGKRADKRYLEFLQKYPGLEQKLTQQQVASYLGITHEFLSKIRKRMPLEK; this is encoded by the coding sequence ATGTTCAATCTGCTTTATAAAAATATTAGCCAGTATATTACTCTTTCTGAGGAAGAGTTTAATCAGTTTTCTAATTCTTTTCAATTGAAAAGTTTTAAAAAGAAGGAAATTGTTCTGAAAGAGGGAGATTATTGTCTTTTTGAAGGTTTTGTTTTGAATGGATGTTTTAAAGTTTATTATCTGAATGAAGACGGATTTGAACAAACCTTGTATTTTGCCGAAAAGGATTGGTGGATCACGGATATTGACAGTCTAATTAATAGTGCTCCCAGTATTTTAAATATTGAAGCGCTTTTAAACAGTGAAGTTTTGATGATCTCCAAAAAAGATAAAGATAAACTTTATGAAACAATGCCTCAGATCGAAAAGCTTTTCAGGATTATGAACCAACGTTCTACGGTAGCATTACAAAGACGAATTCTTTCTTTAACCGGTAAAAGAGCAGACAAACGGTATCTTGAATTTTTACAGAAATACCCTGGGCTTGAACAAAAGCTTACCCAGCAACAAGTTGCATCTTACCTTGGAATTACACATGAATTTCTAAGCAAAATCAGGAAAAGAATGCCTCTGGAAAAATAA